In the Ictidomys tridecemlineatus isolate mIctTri1 chromosome 10, mIctTri1.hap1, whole genome shotgun sequence genome, AGGTACATATTCTCAAGTTAATTTTAACAACAAccttggggctgggaatatagctcagttggtagagtgcttgccttgcatgcacaaggccctgggttcaatcctcagcaccaaaaaacaaaaaacaaaacaaaaaaactttcatGGTAGGAACTCAGAAACTCAACCTTTCATTTACAAATGACTGAGCTGGAAGGAAAAGGAACTACTGTGCTTAAAGTCATGGACTAATATCTTCCCACCTTCCACCTACCTGTGCTATCTCCTATGGCGTCACTCTCTCCTTGCACTCAATAGCCTGGGTCTTACCTTTCCTATTCCAGGGCAGCATCGACAGAACTGAGCTCCTGGTCCGTTGTCCTTGGTTCTCTGCAGCGTGAGGGGTTAAGCCcaggggctgaggaggtgggGGTGGCTGCCCTACAGTTGCCCAAGGCCTATAACCACTACAGCCAGGGCTCAGACCTGGCCCTGCTTCAGCTTGCCCACCCCACAGCCCACACACCCCTCTGCCTACCCCAACCTGGGCATCGCTTCCCCTTTGGAGCCTCTTGCTGGGCCACTGGCTGGGATCAAGACACCAGTGATGGTAAGTGCCATCCTAGCCTAAAGCCCAAAGAGGCACTCTGCTATCCCAATGACACATAGTCTTATCTCCTGCCTGGCCCGGCCCCAAGTCTCCCTTGCTTCCCAGAACTCAGATTCCAGCCTTAACCCCTATCTTTTTGCCAGCTCCCAGGACCCTACGGAATTTGCGCCTGCATCTAATCAGCCGTCCCACGTGTAACTGTCTCTACAACCGGCTGCATCAGCGGCTCCTGGCTAGCCCAGCTAGGCCGGGAATGCTGTGTGGGGGTGCTCAGCCTGGGGTGCAGGGGCCCTGTCAGGTTtgaggggaagggaaaaggagagggaaccTAGCCTTGGGCTGGGGGGCTCAACCCAGAGAAGAATAGAAGGGCTGCAGTCAGAGGGTGTCTGTCCTTGTCTCCATTGCCTGGCTCCAGGGAGATTCTGGAGGTCCTGTGCTGTGCCGTGAGCCTGATGGACATTGGGTTCAGGCAGGGATCATCAGCTTTGCATCAAGATGTGCTCAGGAGGACAATCCTGTGCTGCTGACCGACATAGCTGCTCATAGCTCCTGGCTGCAGGCTCACGCTCAGGGGGCAGCCTTCCTGGCCCAGAACCCAGGGACTGTGGAGACCAGTGATGAGGACAGCTGTGTAGGTATGAGCAAGTGTTCAGAGTGGGGATGTATGGGGATACTGAAGCCTGCATGAGGATTTCTGGGCAGCAGGTGGAAGCCACAGTAAAGCAAACTTCAGTTCAGAATAGagttgaggggctggagttgtggctcagtggtagagcacttgcctggcatgtgtgaggccctgagtttgatccccaacaccacatataaataaataaaataaaataaaaaagatccattgacaaaaatatttttaaaaaatacagaatagagtTGATACAACACACTACCAATGGGCCTTTAAGGCCTCTTTTGGCCCTTGGGATGGGAATAACCCCATTGGGGCTGAAAGGTATAGGATGCTTGGAGCTTTATGGGTTTGGAGTTTAGGTAAGAAAAGGGATCACTGAGATTTGAGTGGAAGTTTTTTGGGGAAGCTACAAGCTTCCGCACAGAGATTCAGTGAGACAGGGCAGGGCACCCACTCAGACACCTGGCATTAAGTGACTGACATGCAAACTGCATGCAAAATAATTCCTGGGAAGGAAGCTATGTCTGGATGTTGAGAGAAGCACAAGTGAGCCAGGAATTCTGGAGCCAGTCCAGGCCTGGAGGAGTGCAGATGGGTGGAGCGGGGGAGTGATGAGCAGGGCCCTTCCTGGAAGACTGGGACAGAGTACTGTCAGACCATCTGGGTTAAGAGCTCAGGTTGGCTTTTGAATCCAGGAGCtccctcccactgagctacatctccagcccttttgttttgaggaagagtctcacaaaattgcccaggctatcctcattacttgtgatcctcctgtcatagccttctgagtggctgggatcGCAGGCCTTCGTTACCACTCCCAGCCATCCCTGACTTTTGAATCCCAAGTCTGCTACTTGCTCTTGGTTTAAGAGCTAGAagaaagtcacttaacttctcagGAACTTTGGTTACTTCTGGTAATGAGGGTAACAAAAGTCAATTTAAAAGGATATTGAGAGGATTTGATAGCGCATAGGAAATATTTAAGCACaaggcctggcacacagtgaaCATTTAAGTCAAATGACATATGAATTATGTCGTTTTCAGCCTGTGGATCCTTGAGGACCAATGGTCCCCAGGCAGGAACCCCCTCCCAGTGGCCCTGGGATGCCAGGCTGAAGCACCAGGGGAGACTGGCCTGTGGCGGAGCCCTTGTGTCAGAGGAGGTGGTGCTGACCGCTGCCCACTGCTTCATTGGGTGAGCTCTTGCACCTCTCCTTTGTGCCCCTTGCCCCAGTTCTGTTACCCAGTGCTCTCAATGCTGCCTCTGCACAGGCGCCAGACCCTAGAGGAGTGGAGTGTAGGGCTAGGGGCTGAAACAGAGGAGCACAGCCTGAAGCAACTCATCCTCCATGGGGCCTATACCCACCCAGAGGGGGGCTATGATATGGCCCTCTTGCTGCTGGCCCAACCTGTGACACTAGGCCCCAAAGTGCGGCCCCTTTGCCTGCCCTACATTGATCACCACCTGCCTGATGGGGAACGTGGCTGGGTCCTGGGGATGGCCCACCAAGGAGCAGGTATGTAGAACCAGGCCATCAGCAGTTGTCCATCCAGCCTAAAGGCCAATGGGACATTCTGATTCTTTTCCCTTGTCCTGTAGGCATCAGCTCCCCCCAGTTGGTACCTGTGACTCTTTTGGGGCCAAGAGCCTGCAGTCGTCTGCATGCAGCCCCTGGAAGTGATGGTATCCCCATTTTGCCAGGGATGGTGTGTACCAGTGTTGTGGGTGAGCTGCCCCACTGTGAGGTGAGACCCAGTTCATCAAACCATACCCAACAGacccccagccctccctcacccTGCAGTTCATGAACAGACCTGTCAGGCTTGGCTTCTAGCTCTAATCCCACCTGAAAGTAATCCTTTCTGCCAACTAGCCCCCAAACTGCCAGAGATCCAGTCCCTAGCCCCTTTTGCTCTTCCCCAGTTgcctaaagaaaaaaaggaagtcaCCCAGTGTCACCTGACCTCACAGGGCCTGTCTGGAGCACCACTGGTGCACAAGGTGAGGGGCACATGGTTCCTGGCTGGTCTACATAGCTTTGGGGATGCCTGCCAAGGCCCTGCACAGCCTGCGGTCTTCACAGCACTCCCTGCCTATGAGGACTGGATCAGCAGTTTGGACTGGCAGGTCTACTTCGCTGAGGAACCAGAGCCTGAGATTGAGGCTGGAAGCTGCCTAGCCAACTGGAGTATGTGACCCCGAGGGTTTCCTGATGAACTGCCTTTCTCTAGACTCCTCTCTCAATCTAGTGAGAGCACTATTCTAACCCACCTGTAGCTGACCTGGATGGGGAAGAGCACTGGACAGACCCATGTGGATACTAGGGAGTAGGCCTCTTAACCTCTTTGAACTTCAGTATTCTCATCTGCCACAGGAACCAAGACAGACACTACTTTTAAGGGAGGGAACTAAGTTGTGAGGATGAAGCCAACCCCACCCTACTTTTTCACCTTGACAGGTCAACCAGCCAGCTGTTGACAGGTGACTCTCTAGGCTGTTCACAGGACGCGAGAAAAGTGAGGCAACTCCCACATCAactcttctgccccagcctccacaCCATGTGTAGTTCCAGTCCCTGAGGCAGCCCAACAGCTCATCTGGCTATGGGAAGAGCCTGCCCAAAATCAGAAGATGCTCCCACTCTCTGCCCTGCAGGTCAGAGATGTCACCTGTGGGTCTTCCCACACTCAGCTCTGCTGTCCAATGCAGGCATCCCCAGTTCTCCCTATACTTCATTCTCTCAGATACAATCACACCAGTCAtctcttttgaaattttctttttttggggggagcaattttccattttttaaacttaaataaatTGTTACAAAATAGACTTTAGAAAATAAGTTACAAACTGTAGCAAAAGGCTCCCCTTCCACAGGCAACATTCCCACTCCTGGTGCTCTGAGTCTGCCATTCCCCAGCGTTGGAATCTAGCTGGTGAGGGTGGCCCAGCACCTTGGCAGAGCCTGGCACCAGGAAGAGCATGGTGACAAAAGCTGGGGGAAGGAGGTCCTTCAAGGGCAGGGACATGAGAAATGACCTTTCCCCTTCTTGGGAAAGAAGCCAGATGTGGGTCCTCTtcacagggagaggagaaaagagatggGGATGCCCAAGCTACTCCTGAGCAAAACAAGGAGATCAAGCCCCTCTCTGCCTGCACCCCCGCTCCCTCCAGTGTTCTGATCTTTGGAGACTTGAAATTCAGAGGGAGAAGCTGAGGTCTGCAGGCCACTGGGGTGAAGGGTCCAGAAGTTGGGTTGTGGGAGTGGGTGGAGGGGGCAATGACAAATCCCCTCTGCCTGTTGCTGGTGCCACTGGGGCTcctgggaagaaaaagagaggaagtcACCAACTTGAGGGGGCAGATGCCACATGTCCCCGGGCTGCAGGCCATTCCTACCTGCCCATGGTCCCAGAGGTCCATATGAAAGCCCAGAAATTCTAGGATTCCCAATTATTTTCCCAACTGGCACTCACTCCATTTCCCTTGAAATCATAAGAAATCTTTTATATTGAGAGTCATCCCTTTTGCTTCCAGTGGATTGTCACCCACCATCCTGTCCCCTGATAAGCTCTGGTGAAGGGCCTACCATCTTAGGATACCCACCCTTGGTGGCCACTAGATGGAATGGGTCCTCCTCTCTAGGAGGTGGAGGGATAGAGCCCAGGGCTTGCTGAAGAGGCTGTCCCACTCCTCCACATCCTTCAACAGGCTGGGTGGAGGCGAGTCTACCCTGAGATCCCCTCGATagaggatgagagataggggctaATAACTGCTATTGCTACAGCTAAGCCAGGCTTCAAAGAAATAATTATCTGTGACTCAGTCCTCCAAGTTAAGGcatgcagggggtggggggttgcAGGTGGAAAGGGTGGTTTGGTTAGATCTTAAAAAGATGGCCAGCAGAGGGAGAACATAAGAGTTgactaaagggctggggatgtggctcaagcggtagcgtgctcgcctggcatgcgtgcggcccgggttcgatcctcagcaccacataccaacaaagatgttgtgtctgccgataactaaaaaataaatattaaaaaaaaaaaattctctctctctctctctctctctctctctctcctctcactctccctttaaaaaaaaaaaaaaaagagttgactaaagaaagaaaaagagatgtgGGAGCAAAGGTCCTAGGAAAGGATTAGAGGCCTAGTTTCCAAGAAAAAAGAGCAGAGACAAGATATAGGGAAAGAGGGACAAGGAACTGCATACTGACCAGTGACCCAGTTTCCACAGCCAAGTCAGTAATGAAATCATAAAGCAGTCAAAGCAGAGGCAGTCACTGATTGAGGGGGCTGATCCCACACCTCACCCAGACCTGCAGGCCATTTCCCCCACACCCACCCTATATGAGAACACAGGAAACCTGGCATTCCCAATAATTCCCCACCCATGCccattttgagaaagaaaacaacctacacaaaaatcaatgacttcacttttttttttcctctgaaaataaTTACTGGCTTAATCAGGAGGGTTTCCATATATAATAGTCAAGAAATATTCAGCTATTCCCTCCCCTACCACTGAAACAAAAAGGAATTCCTCTTTGACTATAGCACAGGAGCCTACACAGCTACCTGCCCCAACCCACTACACTATTTATCTGACCATGGTTTGGTATTAACGTTTTCATTTTACAAACAAGGAAGCAGAGTCCCTGAGAGGTTGAATGATGAGCTCCAGGTCTCACTTTAGGGGAAAGTGGGGCTTACATGTAAATTCTAGTTAACAAAGCATGTGTGCTTCCCCTATGGTGCCTCTAAAATACTAGGGCTGCCTTTCAGCTGGCCCACTCTCTATCCTACACCCCAAAGAGCTTGTTCTTATTTGAAGTGTCAATCAGATTTCAAAATGAGTTTAACCCATACATTTATGTGAGCCCAGGATGGAGCCCAGGATCCACCCTACATTATTTCCATAATAATTGCATTTCCCCTTAGAGTCTACCCCTAAGACACTCTCAGGCCACAAAGCCTGAAAGATGCCTCAGCTCACCTCTGGGATGAAGGATATAGCACAGACCTCGTCCAGTCAGCCTATCGCTTCTCCTTGACAACAGGGATTGGTTCAGATCTCAGTTGCTCAAAAGGCAGCATCCTTGAACTAGTTTTCTTCACTTTAGGTCCCCCACCCTCTTAGAGTATATGTAGCTCTCTCATTCCTTATTCCACACCTACCTTAGGGCCTGGTTTTACCTTCCTCTAATGCCCACCCTCTTTCTGTGACCCTTCAATCCTCTACCCAAGCCCATTCATGCCCGCTTACCAGATCTGGCCACTGTCCATTCTTGGTGTTGCTGCTGATGCTGCAGGAAGCTGATTCGGCGGCGGAAGTGGCGGGGACAATGGGGGCAGGTGAAAGGTCCCTCCCGAGGTGCATGGACCCGCCCATGGCCCTCTAGCCGGGCAGCTGTCCGGAAGGCCTTGCCACAGATGTTGCAGCGGTGGCGTTTGGGGTCTGTGTGGGTCCTGCCATGGTTCTTAAGAGACAGCAGATTAGGTAGAAGTTTAGGGCACAGGGAGCAGGGATACAGTCCAGTGGTGTGGGCCTTCTGGTGGTTCAGCAGGCTCCCAGCATGGCGGTAGGAACGCCCACACTGGGCACAGCGGAAAGGCCGCTCCTTGTCTTCAGCTGCTATGGAATTTACTCCTTGGCCTCCACTAGCTTTCTCAGCATTCTCTTCTGGAGCCCTGGGGTGTTCTGAAGTGGCCTCCTGAGCTTTCTCTTGACCAGGGAGACCTGCTTTGTCCTCTATAATCCCAGATTGGGGACCTCTGGCCTCCTCTATCTGACTTGGCATCTGACTGTAGCCCTTGGCATGAGTCTGCAGATGGGTGACCAGTTCATGGTGGCACTGAAAGGCCTTGCCACAGTCAGGGCAGGCAAAAGCCTGAGCAGCTATGTGGTTGTGGCTGTGACTCTTAGTGGCTACAGGATTTAAGAAATTCTTGGAGCAAAGCAGGCAATAGTGGCGATCTGTCTTGTGGGTATTATGGTTCAAAAGGCCATCTGATTGGCAAAAGGTCTTACCACATTGGCTACAAGAATAGGAATGGCTCTCTGGCTGGAACTGAGAGCTGCTGTCTCCATTGTCCCAGTTATCCACATGACTCAGACTAGGTCCATTGGACTGACTGTCAGGAAGATGGCAAGGACTACTGGGGACATTGTCTTCTGATTTGTCTTCTGGCTTAGTTAACAGCTGACCCTGAAGAACCCAATCTCCACTGTGATTCATTAGTTTCCTATCTCCTTGCCACCCGTCTGCCTTCCCCACGTCCCATGACAGTAGCTCTGCAGCATCTGAACCTTCTGCCCTGATGGGGCTCTGACTGTGTTCCCCTGGTCTTATGGCTCCATCTTCTACCTGGGGTACTGACTCAATACTACCTGATCTGTCTTTAAGTCCCAGATCATTGGCCAGGTTCTCTTCATTGCCTTCTGTACCACTTGGGTCTCCATGGCCATTGGCCAGCTCCTgtttagtcttttcctcatgctcccTCAGGTGCCGCTCTAGAGATCCCCGGCCAGGAAAGCCCCGGCCACAGACAGCACAGCGTACAGCTGCCCGCCGGGACCGGCCTGCCCGCCGCCGCCGACTGTCAGAGTGCAGCCTCTGATGGTCCTTAAGGGCCATGCGATTTGAGTAAGTCTTGGGGCAAGTGGGGCAGCTGTATTGGCCTGTCTCATGGCTGCGCCGGTGGTTCAGGAGGCTGCCTGCATGGCGGTAGGTCCGTCCACACTGACCACATCGGAAGGGACGATCTTCTCGAGTCATCTTTTGGGTACCCCCACGCCGCTCAAAATGGACTCGCTGGTGACTAGCCAGCTGTTTCCTCAAGCGAAAGGCCTTCCCACATTCGTTGCAACGGAAACGCCGAGGGTCTGCATGGATGCGCCGGTGGTTCTTGAGAGACATAAGGTTTGAAAAGCCCTTGGAGCAAGCCTGGCAGCCAAAGTGGCCAGTCTGATGGCTCTGCCGGTGATTGATGAGGCTACCAGCATGTTTGTATGAGCGGCCACACACCTCACAGCTGAAGGGCCGCTCAGAGCTGGCCTCTGTCTGACAGCCCTTCTCTGccgtctccaaccttggctctatCTCCTCCCCCTTCACAGTGGTCTCTTCCCATGCCTCTTCCTTCACTCTAGCCACCTCCTCCAAGGGCTCCACTTTAAGTTCTTCCTGGAGCTTTCCGACTTCTGCCTGCTCTGGCACCTTCTCTGCCACATTCTGGGGCTCACTACTGCCTCCTGCCTCTGGAATGGGTCCCACTTGAGGCTCAGAGCCTTTGCAGCGAGGGTGGTTCCGCAGATGATTACGGTAGGCAGCCAGGTTGGGGTAGCAGCGGGAGCAAACAGGACAGATGAAGTCCCCAGTCTGGTGGATCTTACGGTGGTTCACTAGGCTGCCCCCATGGCGATAAGTCTTGCCACACTGGTTGCAGCGAAAGGGACGGGGTTGGACCTCCAGAAAACTTTCATCAACCTGCATGCAAAGGTTGTCTGCAACTGTACCACCTATTTCCTCTTCAGACTTTGCGTCCCCACCCTCTCCAGAAACAGAGGTCACTATGCCCTCAAAGACACTGTCAGCAACCACTTCCGTGGCATCGTCTAACATTTCCAAGCAGCTGGAAGCCTTGTCTGTGGTGTTTTCTGAATTCTGACTTTGGTGGTGACGTTCTAGGCTCCCCAGGTCATCATAGGTCTGACCACAGCAGCCACAGATGTGCCCATAACCTGCTCCATCCAATGCTTCCACCTCTCTCTGCAGCTGATTCAGCAGCTCTGCTTCTGAGAGTTGCAGTGGAGGGGACTGGGTGGAGGCCGCCTCTACAGCTccttcttcttccccctcctcctctgagCCCTCAGTCATACCAGAGGAATTGTGAGCCTGGCGCCGGTGAAGCCTGTAGCCAGCTCGCCCAGGGAAGATCATACCACAAAGGCAGCAGAGGAAGGGCTGTGCTGAGACTACCTCCCCCGGCCCATGGTTCTGGAAGTGACTGCGTAGGGCAGGCAGAGAGTCAAACTCCTTCGGGCACAGTGAGCACTGATAGATGCCTGGTGGATGGCAGGGCCTATGGCTTAGCAGGCCAGTGGCATGGGGGAAAGAGCGCCCACAGTCAGAACATGTGTGAGTGACCTCAGATTGCCAGCTGGTGACAGTTTCAGAAGAGTGGGAAGAGGAGTTAGGCTGCTCAGTAGTCGGTTTCTGGTCTTTGTCCATCCCAGGAAGGCCAATATAGAAGTGAGTCCCGCTGCCTTCTTCATTACCAGGGATGTCCAAATTGTCAAGAAAACAAGACTCCTTCCTTTCTAGTCCATTCTCAGtgtctctgctctctttattacAGGCCTCATCCCTCTCAAGCTC is a window encoding:
- the Znf646 gene encoding zinc finger protein 646; translation: MEDTPLSLSCSDCQRHFPSIPELSRHRELLHPSPNQDSEEVDSIPRPYRCQQCGRGYRHPGSLVNHRRTHETGLFPCTTCGKDFTNPMALKSHMRTHAPEGRRRRRPPRPKEATPHVQSETVSTDSWGQKLGPREGWGNQTKHTKDTPDCESGSDPRATSGTWEDLPTRQREGWENQPDSEEIAEVWGSTTNSARTPPLPTPASSLLSNLEQYLAESVVNFTGGQELTQSPPAEEERRYKCSQCGKTYKHAGSLTNHRQSHTLGVYPCAICFKEFSNLMALKNHSRLHAQYRPYHCPYCPRAFRLPRDLLEHQQSHEVERQEQPWEEKGMPTTNGHTDESSQDQLPSIQMLNGSGELSTSGELEDSGLEEYRPFRCGDCGRTYRHAGSLINHRKSHQTGVYPCSVCSKQLFNAAALKNHVRAHHRPRQGAGEDGQSSVPPAPLLLTETTHREDGVPTTTLDHRPYKCNECGRAYRHRGSLVNHRHSHRTGEYQCSLCPRKYPNLMALRNHVRVHCKAARRNADPRTEGPPSHLKVELPPDPVGAGAALHTDQEHLCKHEEEATDIPPVADGTSPQICSICGMLFEDPDSLEHHVLTHRAGEVENRTEATMSPPRAFACRDCGKSYRHSGSLINHRQTHQTGDFSCGACAKHFHTMSAMKNHLRRHSRRRSRRHRKRGASMGEAKLPPGGTWVQELEDNGGLDHPQGPLGESPCRTEGNLESDGDCSQAESEGDKCELERDEACNKESRDTENGLERKESCFLDNLDIPGNEEGSGTHFYIGLPGMDKDQKPTTEQPNSSSHSSETVTSWQSEVTHTCSDCGRSFPHATGLLSHRPCHPPGIYQCSLCPKEFDSLPALRSHFQNHGPGEVVSAQPFLCCLCGMIFPGRAGYRLHRRQAHNSSGMTEGSEEEGEEEGAVEAASTQSPPLQLSEAELLNQLQREVEALDGAGYGHICGCCGQTYDDLGSLERHHQSQNSENTTDKASSCLEMLDDATEVVADSVFEGIVTSVSGEGGDAKSEEEIGGTVADNLCMQVDESFLEVQPRPFRCNQCGKTYRHGGSLVNHRKIHQTGDFICPVCSRCYPNLAAYRNHLRNHPRCKGSEPQVGPIPEAGGSSEPQNVAEKVPEQAEVGKLQEELKVEPLEEVARVKEEAWEETTVKGEEIEPRLETAEKGCQTEASSERPFSCEVCGRSYKHAGSLINHRQSHQTGHFGCQACSKGFSNLMSLKNHRRIHADPRRFRCNECGKAFRLRKQLASHQRVHFERRGGTQKMTREDRPFRCGQCGRTYRHAGSLLNHRRSHETGQYSCPTCPKTYSNRMALKDHQRLHSDSRRRRAGRSRRAAVRCAVCGRGFPGRGSLERHLREHEEKTKQELANGHGDPSGTEGNEENLANDLGLKDRSGSIESVPQVEDGAIRPGEHSQSPIRAEGSDAAELLSWDVGKADGWQGDRKLMNHSGDWVLQGQLLTKPEDKSEDNVPSSPCHLPDSQSNGPSLSHVDNWDNGDSSSQFQPESHSYSCSQCGKTFCQSDGLLNHNTHKTDRHYCLLCSKNFLNPVATKSHSHNHIAAQAFACPDCGKAFQCHHELVTHLQTHAKGYSQMPSQIEEARGPQSGIIEDKAGLPGQEKAQEATSEHPRAPEENAEKASGGQGVNSIAAEDKERPFRCAQCGRSYRHAGSLLNHQKAHTTGLYPCSLCPKLLPNLLSLKNHGRTHTDPKRHRCNICGKAFRTAARLEGHGRVHAPREGPFTCPHCPRHFRRRISFLQHQQQHQEWTVARSGAPVAPATGRGDLSLPPPPTPTTQLLDPSPQWPADLSFSL
- the Prss53 gene encoding serine protease 53 isoform X2 yields the protein MKQSWGPVLLILGVVVLIEGLQAAQRVCGQRGPGPPKPQEGNTAPGEWPWQASVRRQGVHICSGSLVADTWVLTAAHCFEKAASTELSSWSVVLGSLQREGLSPGAEEVGVAALQLPKAYNHYSQGSDLALLQLAHPTAHTPLCLPQPGHRFPFGASCWATGWDQDTSDAPRTLRNLRLHLISRPTCNCLYNRLHQRLLASPARPGMLCGGAQPGVQGPCQGDSGGPVLCREPDGHWVQAGIISFASRCAQEDNPVLLTDIAAHSSWLQAHAQGAAFLAQNPGTVETSDEDSCVACGSLRTNGPQAGTPSQWPWDARLKHQGRLACGGALVSEEVVLTAAHCFIGRQTLEEWSVGLGAETEEHSLKQLILHGAYTHPEGGYDMALLLLAQPVTLGPKVRPLCLPYIDHHLPDGERGWVLGMAHQGAGISSPQLVPVTLLGPRACSRLHAAPGSDGIPILPGMVCTSVVGELPHCEGLSGAPLVHKVRGTWFLAGLHSFGDACQGPAQPAVFTALPAYEDWISSLDWQVYFAEEPEPEIEAGSCLANWSQPASC
- the Prss53 gene encoding serine protease 53 isoform X1 produces the protein MEAGSYLGLGQAWGGGRTGVSSLSDPSLSTVCGQRGPGPPKPQEGNTAPGEWPWQASVRRQGVHICSGSLVADTWVLTAAHCFEKAASTELSSWSVVLGSLQREGLSPGAEEVGVAALQLPKAYNHYSQGSDLALLQLAHPTAHTPLCLPQPGHRFPFGASCWATGWDQDTSDAPRTLRNLRLHLISRPTCNCLYNRLHQRLLASPARPGMLCGGAQPGVQGPCQGDSGGPVLCREPDGHWVQAGIISFASRCAQEDNPVLLTDIAAHSSWLQAHAQGAAFLAQNPGTVETSDEDSCVACGSLRTNGPQAGTPSQWPWDARLKHQGRLACGGALVSEEVVLTAAHCFIGRQTLEEWSVGLGAETEEHSLKQLILHGAYTHPEGGYDMALLLLAQPVTLGPKVRPLCLPYIDHHLPDGERGWVLGMAHQGAGISSPQLVPVTLLGPRACSRLHAAPGSDGIPILPGMVCTSVVGELPHCEGLSGAPLVHKVRGTWFLAGLHSFGDACQGPAQPAVFTALPAYEDWISSLDWQVYFAEEPEPEIEAGSCLANWSQPASC